A part of Candidatus Electrothrix aestuarii genomic DNA contains:
- a CDS encoding Rpn family recombination-promoting nuclease/putative transposase, protein MMATKERYINLFTDYGFKKIFGEQPNKNLLLDFLNELLKEEQGEIRDLTYLKTEQLGDTDLDRKAIFDLYCENERGEKFIVELQKSKQNFFKDRALYYSTFPIREQAERGDWNFELKAVYTVAILDFVFDEDKNQPDKYRYDIKLSDIETKQVFYDKLAFIYLEMPKFTKELDELETRFEKWLYVIRNLNRLDRIPDKLREEVFEQLFAAAEIARFTPDQVLSYENSLKYYRDLKNSLDTAFDEGRIEGREEGRAEGREEGREQRALEIAREMLAEGESVEKVARFTGLELAVVKELEGKRN, encoded by the coding sequence ATGATGGCGACGAAAGAACGTTATATTAATCTGTTCACGGATTACGGCTTTAAAAAGATCTTCGGGGAACAGCCGAATAAGAATCTTTTACTGGATTTTCTTAATGAGCTGCTCAAAGAGGAGCAGGGGGAGATCCGGGATCTGACCTATCTGAAAACCGAGCAGCTCGGCGATACCGATCTTGACCGCAAGGCCATTTTCGACCTGTACTGCGAGAACGAACGGGGCGAGAAATTTATCGTCGAATTACAGAAGAGCAAACAGAATTTTTTCAAAGACCGTGCCCTCTATTATTCCACCTTTCCCATTCGTGAGCAGGCGGAAAGAGGCGACTGGAATTTCGAACTCAAGGCTGTCTATACGGTGGCCATTCTGGATTTTGTCTTTGATGAAGATAAGAATCAGCCGGATAAGTACCGCTATGATATCAAGTTGTCGGATATTGAAACCAAGCAAGTGTTCTACGACAAGTTGGCCTTTATCTACCTGGAGATGCCCAAGTTCACCAAGGAACTGGATGAGCTGGAGACTCGTTTTGAAAAGTGGCTGTACGTTATCAGGAACCTGAATCGGCTGGATAGAATACCGGACAAACTTCGCGAAGAGGTTTTTGAGCAGCTCTTTGCTGCTGCGGAGATTGCCCGTTTCACTCCGGATCAGGTGCTTTCCTATGAGAATAGCCTGAAGTATTACCGGGACCTGAAAAACTCTCTTGATACTGCGTTTGATGAGGGGAGGATAGAAGGTCGGGAAGAGGGAAGGGCCGAAGGGCGAGAAGAGGGGCGAGAGCAGCGTGCCTTAGAAATAGCCAGGGAAATGCTTGCAGAGGGAGAATCGGTGGAAAAAGTCGCGCGCTTTACCGGACTTGAGCTTGCGGTTGTGAAGGAGTTGGAGGGGAAGAGAAATTAA
- a CDS encoding PD-(D/E)XK nuclease family transposase: METGGRYINLFTEYGFKKIFGDHANKKLLLNFLNGLLREEQGEIQDLHYLKTEQLALFRKDTVDLCCENEKGEEFIVGLRKSKYNFFSGRAHYCSSLPIWEQERRKKWDFGLKAVYTVAILNFAFDEDKDCPKQYRYDVKLSSIESSRAGYEKLTFIYLEMPKFTKGLDELETRLDKWLYVIANLHRLDSIPEELQDKIFGQLFEAAEIALFTKEELLAYEKGLNYSRNMRRSLDTEFAEGWDKGLQNQQIDVALEMLGEGEALDKIASFSGLELAVVKALEHKKRQ, encoded by the coding sequence ATGGAGACCGGAGGGCGTTACATTAATCTGTTCACTGAGTATGGATTCAAGAAGATATTCGGTGATCACGCAAATAAGAAGCTGCTGCTAAATTTTCTTAATGGATTGCTCAGAGAGGAACAAGGTGAGATACAGGATTTGCACTATCTGAAGACGGAACAGCTCGCTCTTTTCCGAAAGGATACGGTTGACCTGTGCTGTGAAAACGAGAAGGGAGAAGAGTTTATTGTCGGCTTGCGGAAAAGCAAATATAATTTTTTTTCAGGTCGGGCGCACTACTGCTCTTCCTTGCCTATTTGGGAGCAGGAAAGGCGAAAAAAATGGGATTTTGGTCTGAAGGCTGTCTATACCGTGGCGATTCTTAATTTCGCCTTTGACGAGGATAAAGATTGCCCAAAGCAATACCGTTATGATGTGAAATTATCCAGTATTGAAAGCAGCCGAGCTGGTTATGAGAAACTGACCTTTATTTATCTGGAAATGCCTAAATTCACCAAGGGCTTGGATGAACTGGAGACTCGTCTGGATAAATGGTTATATGTTATCGCGAATCTGCATCGCCTTGATTCTATCCCGGAAGAGTTGCAGGATAAAATCTTTGGGCAGCTCTTTGAGGCTGCGGAGATCGCCCTTTTTACCAAAGAAGAACTGCTTGCTTATGAAAAAGGTCTGAATTACTCACGCAATATGAGGCGATCACTGGATACAGAATTTGCTGAAGGCTGGGATAAGGGGCTGCAAAACCAACAGATTGATGTTGCTTTAGAGATGTTGGGTGAAGGAGAGGCCCTGGATAAGATAGCGAGTTTCTCCGGTCTGGAGCTTGCGGTTGTGAAGGCCTTGGAGCATAAGAAACGGCAGTGA
- a CDS encoding aminotransferase class V-fold PLP-dependent enzyme has product MTDTSSLTFKVASEEWEFEQIHELNYQTFVEEIPQHEENARGRLVDKFHQENTYVICLNGEDLLGMIALRDKRPLSLDAKLEDLDSYLPPFKSILEYRLLAVRKENRNTAIFAGIMKKAFYMALQGGYDIAVISGTTRQERLYRHLGFQPFGPLVGPGDALYQPMYIDLASALRLKQKSQVLHSSRGAEGEQVLFNYLPGPVAVANAVLEVNSGRPISHRNTSFVERVTAFRKMLSNKLNTDQVQIMAGSGTLANDVVAAHLALLSGKGLVLVNGEFGERLRDHALRAELDFIAVEAEWGQTFSREALEAALRDTPRLAWVWAVHCETSTGVLNNLEMLRRLCREHRLRLCLDAISSIGSCPVDLHEVYLATATSGKGIGSLPGLALVFSRDDLVSGEQRLSRYFDLSYYESKQGIPFTISSNAVEALITAVEKGNWLTHFEKVRQWSEELRDELEVLGLPVLADKQCRAPHVTTIALPPSLSSQTLGDHLAAEGILVSYRSEYLLARNYIQVCFMGECQRPTGMMSYFLRKAVENAGADPSVSMEED; this is encoded by the coding sequence ATGACAGACACCTCTTCTCTGACCTTTAAAGTCGCTTCCGAGGAGTGGGAGTTTGAGCAGATCCATGAGCTGAATTACCAGACCTTTGTGGAGGAGATACCCCAGCACGAGGAGAACGCACGTGGCCGCCTAGTGGATAAGTTTCACCAGGAAAATACCTATGTGATCTGTCTGAATGGTGAGGACCTGTTGGGAATGATTGCCCTGCGGGACAAGAGGCCCTTGTCACTTGATGCCAAGCTGGAGGATCTGGATTCTTATCTGCCGCCCTTCAAATCAATCCTTGAGTATCGGCTACTGGCGGTCAGAAAAGAGAATCGCAATACTGCCATCTTTGCCGGTATCATGAAAAAGGCCTTTTATATGGCCTTGCAGGGCGGATACGATATCGCTGTGATTTCCGGCACAACCCGTCAGGAACGGCTGTACAGACATTTGGGTTTTCAGCCTTTTGGTCCGCTGGTGGGCCCGGGTGATGCCCTGTACCAACCTATGTATATTGATCTTGCTTCGGCACTCAGGCTGAAGCAGAAGTCCCAGGTGCTGCATTCCAGCAGAGGGGCTGAGGGGGAGCAGGTCCTGTTTAACTACCTGCCCGGTCCGGTTGCCGTTGCGAATGCCGTGCTGGAGGTCAACTCCGGGAGGCCGATTTCCCATCGCAATACCTCCTTTGTGGAGCGCGTTACAGCCTTCCGCAAGATGTTGAGTAACAAGCTGAACACCGATCAGGTCCAGATTATGGCTGGTTCCGGGACCTTGGCCAATGATGTGGTGGCCGCGCATCTGGCTTTGCTGTCGGGAAAGGGTTTGGTACTGGTCAACGGTGAGTTCGGCGAGCGCCTGCGGGATCATGCTCTCCGGGCAGAACTGGATTTTATTGCGGTAGAGGCAGAGTGGGGGCAGACTTTTTCCAGAGAAGCTCTGGAGGCTGCTCTTCGAGATACCCCGAGGCTTGCATGGGTCTGGGCGGTTCATTGCGAGACCTCCACCGGGGTGCTGAATAATCTTGAGATGCTGCGTCGCCTTTGCCGAGAACATAGGCTGAGGCTTTGCCTGGATGCAATCAGTAGTATCGGCTCCTGCCCGGTTGATCTGCATGAAGTCTATCTTGCCACGGCAACCAGCGGCAAGGGCATCGGTTCTCTGCCGGGCTTGGCCCTTGTTTTCTCCCGTGATGATCTTGTTTCTGGAGAGCAGCGTCTTTCGAGATATTTTGACCTCAGTTATTACGAGAGCAAGCAGGGAATTCCGTTTACCATTTCATCTAATGCGGTTGAGGCCCTGATCACAGCAGTGGAAAAGGGTAACTGGCTGACGCATTTTGAGAAAGTCCGGCAATGGTCCGAGGAACTCCGTGATGAACTTGAGGTGCTCGGGCTTCCCGTGCTGGCGGACAAACAATGTCGTGCCCCGCATGTCACCACGATTGCTCTGCCGCCATCGCTTTCATCGCAGACCTTGGGCGATCATTTGGCGGCAGAGGGCATTCTGGTGAGTTATAGGAGTGAGTATCTGCTTGCCAGGAATTATATTCAGGTCTGTTTTATGGGAGAATGCCAAAGACCAACCGGGATGATGTCCTATTTTCTGCGCAAGGCGGTAGAAAATGCAGGGGCTGATCCATCTGTTTCTATGGAGGAAGACTGA
- a CDS encoding glycerol-3-phosphate acyltransferase codes for MLSGLLMVLAAYLVGSISTGYILVYFTRGIDIRATGSGSSGARNVGRVLGRWGFYLTLLGDILKGMLVVFVAELFDHPPLLIGAAAVAVIVGHIWPLWLRFRGGKGIATSLGVFAALDYTLLVLGGGVMLLVYLLSRNFLVSWGTAFLLLPLLTCILGYPVHISVSLVFAVAAVLYAHKTNISAAFTSSV; via the coding sequence ATGCTCTCTGGCCTGCTGATGGTACTTGCTGCGTATCTGGTCGGTAGCATCAGCACGGGCTACATTCTGGTTTATTTTACCCGTGGCATTGATATCCGCGCTACCGGAAGCGGGAGCTCTGGAGCCCGTAATGTGGGGCGAGTCCTTGGGCGCTGGGGATTTTATCTGACCCTGCTTGGTGATATTCTCAAGGGGATGCTGGTGGTCTTTGTCGCAGAGTTGTTTGATCATCCTCCTTTACTGATCGGCGCGGCGGCTGTTGCGGTGATCGTTGGTCATATCTGGCCGCTGTGGCTCAGGTTTCGAGGGGGAAAGGGGATAGCAACCAGCCTTGGGGTCTTTGCTGCCCTGGATTACACCCTTCTTGTGCTGGGTGGTGGGGTTATGCTCCTGGTCTACCTGCTGAGCCGTAATTTTCTCGTGAGCTGGGGGACTGCTTTTCTCCTGCTGCCCTTGCTTACCTGTATTTTGGGATATCCTGTGCATATCTCAGTCTCACTTGTCTTTGCTGTTGCTGCGGTCTTGTACGCCCATAAGACAAACATCAGCGCAGCCTTTACTTCCTCAGTATAA
- the bioD gene encoding dethiobiotin synthase codes for MNKPVVVCGIDTGVGKTMVTGLLARHLMDQGKVVITQKPVQTGCKDRPEDILLHRKIMGTGWLSPDEQGLTCSYCFPLPASPHLAAEQAGAEIAPAQLDAATDTLIGQVDQLIIEAAGGLMVPLTRELMLLDYLQSCSFPLILVTSPRLGSINHTLLCLEAIKNRGMELLGLVYNIYGNDYTPEIVSDSLRVFKDALKRYGFPERIVLLPDIKESRSARWDILFSQTPEKG; via the coding sequence ATGAATAAACCCGTTGTTGTTTGTGGGATAGATACCGGTGTAGGAAAAACAATGGTCACCGGCCTGCTGGCCCGCCATCTGATGGATCAGGGCAAGGTGGTGATTACCCAAAAGCCTGTGCAGACCGGTTGTAAGGATCGGCCGGAAGATATCCTCCTGCATCGTAAAATTATGGGCACAGGCTGGCTTTCCCCGGACGAGCAGGGCTTAACTTGTTCCTATTGTTTCCCTCTGCCTGCCTCGCCCCATCTGGCAGCGGAGCAAGCCGGAGCAGAGATTGCCCCTGCTCAGCTGGATGCCGCCACAGACACCCTGATCGGGCAGGTGGATCAACTCATCATTGAGGCGGCAGGCGGCCTGATGGTTCCTTTGACCAGAGAACTTATGCTGCTGGATTATCTCCAGAGCTGCTCTTTTCCCCTGATTCTGGTGACCAGTCCCCGCCTTGGCTCTATCAATCATACCCTGCTTTGTCTTGAGGCGATTAAGAACCGGGGGATGGAATTGCTCGGGCTGGTTTATAATATATACGGGAACGATTATACGCCTGAGATTGTCTCTGACTCCCTGCGGGTTTTCAAAGATGCACTGAAACGCTACGGTTTCCCGGAACGGATTGTGTTGCTACCGGATATCAAGGAGTCCCGCTCTGCCCGTTGGGACATCCTGTTTTCTCAAACTCCTGAGAAGGGATAA